A single genomic interval of Gammaproteobacteria bacterium harbors:
- a CDS encoding GMC family oxidoreductase has protein sequence MRHRAMETSPESAAELQFTDASHHMGTTRMSDDVREGVVDRNCRVHGLANLFVGGSSVFATAGHANPTLTIVALTLRLAEH, from the coding sequence ATGCGGCATCGGGCCATGGAGACCAGCCCGGAAAGCGCGGCGGAACTCCAGTTCACCGACGCCTCGCACCATATGGGCACGACGCGCATGAGTGACGATGTGCGGGAAGGTGTGGTGGACCGCAACTGCAGGGTGCACGGGCTTGCCAACCTGTTCGTGGGCGGCAGTTCGGTGTTTGCCACCGCCGGGCATGCCAATCCGACGCTGACCATCGTGGCATTGACGCTGCGCCTGGCCGAGCATC
- a CDS encoding GMC family oxidoreductase — translation MAIIRANQLADGATLDADICIVGAGAAGITLARALEESGLRICLLESGDYHPDEKVQSLYDLQNEGYPIRENFMSRARYFGGSCNLWAGRNMRMSRIDFLKRDWVPNSGWPLSYEELEPYYQHAERVLGVPAFSRFTAVDSVPHIEPREKQLFVAEELDPTVALWGIKPMRFGKVNKTALRRSRSIDVYLNANVTEIVPTPDGCAVEHLAVRTLEGKQLTARARTFVLASGGLENARLLLVSRRQHPQGLGNQHDVVGRYFLDHPRAIHGRIRVNDSVSLPCLTGIPLADGKFQLGIALSEQEQRKARVLNSYVSLEPALSEMAEKQYGRSINVMKVLLRHGYAGKRTSLSRIDTSGARDLIYLLTPKEIMPHFLYRPYAMLKRKVRKNRSVGHLTLINFCEQVPDRDSRVMLSDKRDALGMNMLRLDWRVGEAERHSVRHLHQLIGSSVEECGIGPWRPARKARRNSSSPTPRTIWARRA, via the coding sequence ATGGCTATCATCCGGGCAAATCAGCTTGCCGACGGCGCCACGCTCGATGCCGATATCTGCATCGTCGGTGCCGGCGCGGCCGGCATCACGCTGGCGCGCGCCCTAGAGGAATCGGGCTTGCGCATCTGCCTGCTGGAGAGCGGTGATTACCATCCGGACGAGAAGGTGCAGTCGCTCTACGATCTGCAGAACGAGGGCTACCCGATCCGCGAGAATTTCATGTCGCGGGCGCGCTATTTCGGCGGCAGCTGCAACCTGTGGGCCGGGCGCAACATGCGCATGAGCCGCATCGATTTCCTCAAACGCGACTGGGTTCCGAACAGCGGCTGGCCCTTGAGTTATGAAGAGCTCGAACCCTATTACCAGCACGCCGAAAGAGTGCTCGGGGTGCCGGCCTTCAGCCGTTTTACCGCCGTTGACTCGGTTCCGCATATCGAACCCAGGGAAAAACAGCTGTTCGTCGCCGAGGAACTGGATCCGACCGTCGCGCTCTGGGGCATCAAGCCCATGCGCTTCGGCAAGGTCAACAAGACCGCGCTGCGCAGGAGCCGCAGTATCGATGTCTATCTCAACGCCAATGTGACCGAGATCGTTCCGACGCCGGATGGGTGCGCGGTCGAGCACCTGGCGGTACGCACGCTCGAGGGAAAGCAGCTCACGGCACGCGCGCGTACTTTTGTTCTTGCCAGCGGCGGCCTGGAAAATGCACGGCTGCTGCTGGTCTCGCGCCGCCAGCACCCGCAGGGGCTGGGCAATCAGCACGACGTGGTCGGGCGCTATTTTCTTGATCACCCGCGGGCGATCCACGGGCGCATTCGCGTCAATGATTCGGTCAGCCTGCCGTGCCTGACCGGCATCCCGCTGGCTGACGGCAAGTTCCAGCTGGGCATCGCCCTGTCCGAACAGGAGCAGCGCAAGGCCCGGGTGCTCAACAGCTATGTCAGCCTGGAGCCCGCGCTTTCGGAAATGGCCGAGAAGCAGTACGGGCGCTCGATCAACGTGATGAAAGTCCTGTTGCGCCACGGTTATGCGGGTAAGCGCACGAGTCTGTCCCGGATCGACACCAGCGGCGCGCGCGACCTCATCTATCTTCTTACGCCAAAGGAAATCATGCCCCACTTCCTGTATCGGCCCTATGCGATGCTCAAGAGAAAGGTGCGCAAGAACCGCTCGGTTGGCCACCTGACGCTGATCAATTTCTGCGAGCAGGTGCCCGATCGCGACAGCAGGGTGATGCTGAGCGACAAGCGTGACGCCCTCGGCATGAACATGCTGAGGCTGGACTGGCGGGTCGGCGAAGCGGAGCGCCACAGTGTTCGTCATTTGCACCAGTTGATCGGCAGCTCGGTGGAGGAATGCGGCATCGGGCCATGGAGACCAGCCCGGAAAGCGCGGCGGAACTCCAGTTCACCGACGCCTCGCACCATATGGGCACGACGCGCATGA
- a CDS encoding glycosyltransferase family 2 protein: MTNPDISVVIPALNERDSIPHLHQELTDVFAALGKSYEIIVVDDGSTDGTTEFCRELAAKDPAVILVEMRRCFGKATALQAGFKVARGEIIFTMDADLQDDPKEIPRFLETLDQGFDLVSGWKENRKDPISKTIPSKLFNYVTSRSSGLYLRDFNCGFKCYRRETIEGLDVYGELYRYIPVVVHAKGFRVGEIAVSHRARQYGKSKYGLERFIRGPLDLFTILFLVTFRKRPLHLFGPIGALIGSLGFFVNCYLAVLWFMGKGIGDRPLLMLGTLMIIVGIQMLIFGLLGEMIAAASYQPSEVDKLIRRIDRKTA; encoded by the coding sequence ATGACAAATCCAGATATCTCCGTGGTCATCCCGGCACTCAACGAGCGGGACAGCATTCCGCACCTGCACCAGGAATTGACCGATGTATTTGCCGCGCTCGGCAAATCCTATGAAATCATCGTTGTCGATGATGGCAGTACCGACGGCACGACGGAGTTCTGCCGTGAACTCGCGGCGAAAGATCCGGCCGTGATCCTGGTCGAGATGCGCCGCTGTTTTGGCAAGGCGACCGCGCTGCAGGCGGGCTTCAAGGTGGCGCGCGGCGAAATCATATTCACCATGGACGCCGATCTGCAGGACGATCCCAAGGAAATACCCCGTTTCCTTGAAACCCTGGACCAGGGCTTTGATCTCGTATCCGGCTGGAAAGAGAATCGCAAGGATCCGATCAGCAAGACCATCCCGTCGAAGCTGTTCAACTACGTGACCTCGCGCTCCAGCGGGCTGTATCTGCGCGACTTCAATTGCGGCTTCAAGTGCTATCGCCGCGAGACGATCGAAGGCCTCGATGTCTACGGCGAGTTGTACCGCTATATCCCGGTGGTCGTGCACGCGAAGGGCTTTCGCGTCGGCGAGATCGCCGTTTCGCACCGGGCACGCCAGTACGGCAAATCCAAGTACGGGCTCGAGCGTTTTATCCGCGGCCCGCTCGATTTGTTCACGATCCTGTTCCTGGTGACGTTTCGCAAACGCCCGCTGCATCTTTTCGGGCCCATAGGTGCGCTTATCGGATCCCTCGGCTTCTTCGTCAACTGCTACCTCGCGGTTCTCTGGTTCATGGGCAAGGGGATCGGTGATCGCCCGCTGCTGATGCTGGGAACATTGATGATCATCGTCGGAATCCAGATGCTGATCTTCGGCCTGCTGGGCGAGATGATCGCCGCGGCCTCCTATCAGCCCTCCGAAGTCGACAAGCTCATCAGGCGCATCGATCGCAAGACTGCCTGA
- a CDS encoding glycoside hydrolase family 1 protein, giving the protein MSRSTMDDRVSAAADDSANRRRRFPAGFLWGAATASHQVEGGNRWNDWWEYESSGRLPFASGDCCRHYELYEQDFDLARSLGHNCHRLSLEWSRIEPEDGQWNPAAIEHYGRVIRALKARGIEPVVTLHHFTLPAWFLRRGGWECADSARIFARFVAYVVQQIGEAVGYWLTINEPTVYVLQSYINGEWPPLQLRSWLKAGRVLRNLARAHVAAFDVIKRLQPDAKTGFAHNALWMEPCDPGRFLDRMAARIRDIAFNRVFFGLIGLAARGSSRRKLDFVGLNYYTRCCVRFESGGPSALLGRSCKLEHHADGGPRSSMGWEIYPRGLAAVLQRYSAMGLPLFITENGIATGDDELRCRFLHDHIEVLANALDNGLQVLGYLHWSLLDNFEWSMGTEPRFGLVAVDYSTQARIARPSATFFAGICRHNGL; this is encoded by the coding sequence GTGAGCCGCTCGACCATGGACGATCGGGTGTCCGCTGCTGCAGATGATTCCGCTAACCGGCGAAGACGTTTTCCTGCAGGTTTTCTGTGGGGTGCGGCCACTGCCAGTCACCAGGTGGAGGGCGGCAACCGCTGGAATGACTGGTGGGAGTACGAGAGTTCGGGGCGCTTGCCCTTTGCCTCCGGGGACTGCTGCCGGCACTACGAACTCTACGAGCAGGACTTCGACCTGGCCCGCTCATTGGGGCACAACTGTCACCGCCTGTCGCTTGAATGGAGTCGCATCGAGCCGGAAGACGGGCAGTGGAATCCCGCTGCGATCGAACATTATGGGCGCGTCATCAGGGCGCTGAAGGCGCGTGGCATCGAGCCCGTTGTCACGCTTCATCATTTCACGCTGCCTGCCTGGTTTCTGCGCCGAGGGGGCTGGGAATGCGCCGACAGCGCAAGAATCTTCGCCCGCTTTGTGGCGTACGTGGTGCAACAAATCGGTGAAGCGGTCGGATACTGGCTGACCATCAACGAACCCACGGTGTACGTTCTGCAGTCCTACATCAATGGCGAATGGCCGCCACTGCAACTCAGGTCCTGGCTGAAGGCGGGCAGGGTGCTGCGCAACCTGGCCAGGGCTCACGTCGCCGCGTTCGATGTCATAAAACGGTTGCAACCGGATGCGAAGACAGGGTTCGCTCACAACGCCTTGTGGATGGAACCCTGCGATCCCGGGCGATTTCTGGATCGAATGGCGGCACGGATTCGCGATATCGCATTCAACCGGGTGTTTTTTGGATTGATCGGGTTGGCGGCCAGGGGCTCGTCGCGACGCAAGCTCGATTTCGTGGGGCTGAATTACTACACCCGATGTTGCGTGCGCTTCGAGAGCGGGGGGCCGAGCGCGTTGCTGGGGCGCAGCTGCAAGCTGGAACATCATGCCGATGGCGGACCGAGAAGTTCCATGGGCTGGGAAATCTATCCGCGCGGGCTCGCCGCTGTGCTGCAGCGCTATTCGGCCATGGGCCTGCCGCTTTTCATCACCGAAAACGGTATTGCAACCGGGGACGACGAGCTGCGATGCCGTTTTTTGCACGATCACATCGAGGTGCTTGCCAATGCGCTCGACAATGGACTCCAGGTGCTCGGATATCTTCACTGGAGTCTGCTGGACAATTTCGAGTGGAGCATGGGCACGGAGCCGCGATTTGGGCTGGTTGCAGTGGACTATTCCACGCAGGCTCGTATCGCTCGGCCATCGGCAACGTTTTTTGCCGGGATCTGTCGGCATAATGGGCTATAG
- a CDS encoding oligosaccharide flippase family protein, with translation MSRQEDTAHAEGLETARGTVQLLIGRGLFMVSGYLIAVILARGLGPVEYGVYGMVMSLLLWLEVAGDMGIRRAVTKLIPEASDPKVVVQLASAMLLIVSLVLFALCWILAPFVADFFELGDNGAWLFRVAVLDLPFNGLYLAYQGILQGHLLLGTLSKTLVVYSIAKLAGIASLLLLGMSVEAALIVNVLATVAALFYAFVKYPISIAFPAGPMRRTIIEIAIPIGIFGGTMQLLLWMHLWSLKGLSHVSNETIGFYVAALNLARLPTVVPFVLTGVVLASVSLALARQDAAQALRNIQAACRFVYVLLLPVCVLGAIDATPIMVFVFSESYADGGQFLALLLTAFCLFSLLDTLLHTMIAAGKYYQVTVGLIGLLPVSFVLGELLIPPYGAVGAAIAFVLTLGIGTAASLFWIHYRFGAPMKLLTFVRATIATVVVAAISTRFDASGMWLIVKLSVLMLLYGGVLALMKELGAKDLKPLAVWK, from the coding sequence TTGAGCCGGCAGGAGGATACGGCGCACGCCGAGGGTCTGGAGACGGCGCGAGGCACCGTGCAACTGTTGATCGGGCGTGGCCTGTTCATGGTCAGCGGCTATCTGATAGCCGTGATCCTGGCGCGTGGACTGGGTCCGGTCGAATACGGCGTCTACGGGATGGTCATGTCCCTGCTGTTGTGGCTGGAAGTCGCGGGCGACATGGGCATTCGACGAGCCGTAACCAAGTTGATACCCGAGGCGAGCGACCCTAAAGTAGTGGTGCAGCTGGCATCTGCGATGCTGCTGATCGTTTCGCTGGTACTTTTTGCCCTGTGCTGGATACTCGCACCATTCGTCGCCGATTTCTTCGAGCTCGGGGACAACGGCGCCTGGCTGTTTCGTGTCGCGGTGCTGGATCTGCCGTTCAACGGTCTTTATCTCGCCTACCAGGGAATCCTGCAGGGGCATCTGCTGCTGGGCACGCTGAGCAAGACGCTGGTTGTCTACAGCATTGCCAAACTTGCCGGTATTGCCTCCTTGCTTCTGCTGGGCATGTCGGTCGAAGCCGCGCTGATCGTGAATGTGCTGGCCACGGTGGCCGCGCTCTTCTATGCCTTTGTGAAGTACCCGATATCCATCGCTTTTCCTGCCGGTCCAATGCGCAGGACGATCATCGAAATTGCGATTCCGATCGGGATATTCGGTGGAACCATGCAACTGCTGCTATGGATGCACCTGTGGTCGCTGAAGGGGCTATCCCATGTCTCGAATGAGACCATCGGGTTTTACGTGGCAGCCTTGAACCTGGCTCGTCTGCCGACCGTCGTACCCTTTGTCCTGACCGGCGTCGTGCTGGCATCGGTTTCGCTTGCTCTTGCTCGCCAGGACGCCGCGCAGGCACTGCGCAACATCCAGGCGGCCTGCCGCTTCGTCTATGTGCTGCTGCTTCCCGTGTGCGTGCTTGGTGCAATCGATGCAACGCCCATCATGGTTTTCGTATTCTCCGAAAGCTATGCGGACGGCGGCCAGTTCCTGGCCCTGTTGCTCACGGCTTTCTGTCTGTTTTCCCTGCTGGATACACTGCTGCACACGATGATCGCGGCCGGAAAATATTACCAGGTCACGGTTGGCCTGATCGGGTTGCTACCGGTTTCCTTTGTCCTCGGAGAGCTGCTCATACCCCCATATGGAGCGGTGGGCGCCGCCATCGCGTTTGTGCTGACCCTGGGAATCGGTACGGCGGCATCGCTGTTCTGGATCCATTACCGGTTCGGCGCCCCGATGAAACTGCTGACATTCGTGCGCGCCACGATCGCCACCGTCGTGGTTGCGGCAATCAGTACCCGGTTCGATGCGTCGGGAATGTGGTTGATAGTCAAACTGTCTGTGCTGATGCTGCTTTATGGGGGTGTGCTGGCGCTGATGAAGGAGCTTGGCGCAAAGGATCTCAAGCCGCTGGCGGTGTGGAAATAG
- the asnB gene encoding asparagine synthase (glutamine-hydrolyzing) has protein sequence MCGIAGLYCFVANCEDGHTDIVAKMCAIQTHRGPDDTGTESMGRVTIGSNRLSIIDLSAAGHMPMHDPESGAWIVFNGEIYNFAGIREELIARGHGLHSRTDTEVVLHAWLEWGEQCLDRFVGMFAFAIYKPQDQSLVLVRDRFGKKPLYYTQQGSHLLFASELKSLVAVSGQCQVNWQQLMEWSLYRNIDFGPTDTLYSGFSSVPAGHLMEIRDGVVSASRPYYSLESHVTRQEYERLDRLAPDALRREIEALVLTGVEDRLVSDVPVGTLCSGGIDSSLITAVAARGRKDLLAFNVSVTGAGAQDESRFAKQVTDSLGIRLLTLQADGQSFRDNLVRAIYYSDYPLTHPNSVYFLLISEFARSHGVKVLLSGEAADELFGGYAHRYRRYGQYRSLQRLVGYLPARLRRLIVMAGYAAENVAIAEFTGYEGLVSHTTSFIDKFSRMELRERCTSAYDFVGNEVDRGMLGGMLADMTNYLAPLLRRLDRMSMGASVECRVPFLDHRLVDTVVNLPLSARLHGKHDKWLLKEIAVQHLPRSIVYRKKLGFPLPLQDYMTPLVQPKFFKDGYCVEQLQLNNRGLNQLVSRWTDNVDGMFSLLALEIWGRLNMRGETVVAVREHLMSLGI, from the coding sequence ATGTGCGGTATAGCCGGACTGTATTGTTTCGTCGCGAACTGTGAAGACGGGCACACTGATATCGTCGCGAAAATGTGCGCGATCCAGACCCACCGCGGACCGGATGACACCGGAACCGAATCGATGGGGCGGGTGACGATCGGTTCCAACCGATTGAGCATCATTGACCTCAGCGCGGCCGGGCACATGCCGATGCACGATCCCGAATCCGGGGCGTGGATCGTGTTCAACGGCGAAATCTACAACTTCGCCGGAATCCGCGAAGAGTTGATCGCGCGCGGTCACGGCCTGCACTCCAGAACGGACACCGAAGTGGTGCTGCACGCATGGCTGGAGTGGGGCGAGCAGTGTCTCGATCGCTTCGTCGGCATGTTTGCCTTCGCAATCTACAAGCCACAGGACCAAAGCCTGGTGCTGGTGCGCGATCGCTTTGGCAAGAAGCCGCTGTACTACACGCAGCAGGGATCGCACCTGCTGTTTGCCTCGGAGCTCAAGTCGCTGGTGGCGGTGTCCGGTCAGTGCCAGGTCAACTGGCAGCAGTTGATGGAATGGTCGCTTTACCGCAACATCGATTTCGGTCCGACCGATACCCTGTACTCGGGCTTCAGTTCGGTGCCGGCGGGCCACCTGATGGAAATTCGCGATGGGGTGGTGTCCGCTTCGCGTCCTTATTATTCACTCGAGTCGCATGTCACGCGGCAGGAATACGAACGTCTGGATCGACTGGCGCCGGATGCGCTGCGGCGCGAGATCGAGGCCCTGGTCCTCACCGGTGTCGAGGATCGCCTGGTCAGTGATGTTCCGGTTGGCACCCTGTGCAGCGGTGGCATTGATTCCAGCCTCATCACCGCGGTGGCGGCCCGCGGGCGCAAGGACCTGTTGGCTTTCAATGTTTCGGTTACCGGCGCGGGTGCCCAGGACGAGAGCCGTTTCGCGAAGCAGGTGACCGATTCGCTCGGCATCCGGCTCCTCACCCTGCAGGCCGACGGGCAGAGTTTTCGTGACAACCTGGTGCGCGCGATCTATTACAGCGATTACCCGCTGACCCATCCGAACTCGGTGTATTTCCTCCTGATATCGGAATTTGCCCGCTCCCACGGCGTCAAGGTGCTGCTGTCGGGCGAGGCAGCCGATGAACTGTTCGGAGGCTATGCACATCGCTATCGCCGCTATGGCCAATACCGCAGCCTGCAAAGACTTGTCGGTTATCTGCCCGCCAGGCTGCGCCGCCTGATCGTGATGGCGGGCTATGCCGCCGAGAACGTGGCGATCGCGGAATTTACCGGTTACGAAGGTCTGGTGTCGCACACGACCTCGTTCATCGACAAGTTCTCGCGCATGGAATTGCGGGAGCGCTGCACCAGTGCGTATGACTTCGTCGGCAACGAGGTGGATCGTGGCATGCTCGGTGGCATGCTGGCCGACATGACCAATTACCTGGCCCCACTGCTGCGCCGGCTCGATCGCATGAGCATGGGCGCCTCGGTCGAGTGCCGGGTGCCGTTTCTTGATCACCGGCTGGTTGATACCGTCGTCAACCTGCCGCTGTCCGCTCGCCTGCACGGCAAGCACGACAAGTGGTTGCTGAAGGAGATCGCGGTGCAGCATCTGCCACGAAGCATCGTGTATCGCAAGAAGCTCGGGTTCCCGCTGCCGTTGCAGGACTATATGACCCCGCTGGTGCAGCCGAAGTTTTTCAAGGACGGCTATTGCGTCGAGCAGCTCCAGTTGAACAATCGCGGCCTGAATCAACTCGTATCGCGGTGGACGGACAATGTCGATGGCATGTTCAGTCTGTTGGCGCTGGAAATCTGGGGAAGACTGAATATGCGTGGAGAAACCGTTGTTGCCGTCCGGGAGCATCTGATGAGTCTGGGCATTTGA